A genomic segment from bacterium encodes:
- a CDS encoding sulfotransferase, protein MSKRSCGPIPVVLILGPPRSGTSVMGRILGLHPQVGTWVEPYFVWDRDFKDAQDDCRTRWDATPVVIKRIRDSFEEFRRALAVTWVVDKSPRSCLRVPFVMEVFPEARYLFLVRDGRDSVLSMARQWDTKKSVVDGLQGGKDTKARIRLLMRWLRRQPLWRYRLRALLFEIGSPREFLEGGFLSRRRWAGGFGWGPRFQGWADLMGRVSELEFAAHQWLHCAEGVLQGLRMVPQEQRLLLRYEDFISDHEEILRKIFSFLGLELPQGFMQRIPNIMSKNAGKWQREFSMNQLRQLGPIIQKTLWELGYAQDEAWFQGLDS, encoded by the coding sequence ATGTCTAAGAGAAGTTGCGGGCCAATCCCAGTTGTGCTCATACTTGGGCCCCCAAGATCTGGTACCTCTGTAATGGGCAGGATCCTGGGTCTTCATCCCCAGGTGGGAACCTGGGTAGAACCCTATTTTGTCTGGGACAGGGATTTCAAAGACGCCCAGGATGACTGTCGCACAAGATGGGATGCTACCCCGGTGGTCATAAAACGCATCCGAGATTCTTTTGAAGAATTCAGAAGAGCCCTGGCCGTAACATGGGTTGTGGACAAGTCTCCCAGAAGCTGCCTCAGGGTCCCTTTTGTCATGGAAGTTTTTCCTGAGGCTCGTTATCTCTTTCTTGTGCGGGATGGAAGGGACTCGGTTCTTTCAATGGCCAGGCAATGGGATACCAAGAAATCCGTGGTGGATGGCCTGCAAGGGGGCAAAGATACAAAGGCCAGGATAAGACTCTTGATGCGTTGGCTAAGAAGGCAGCCCTTGTGGCGTTACAGGCTCAGGGCCCTGTTATTTGAGATAGGTTCCCCAAGAGAGTTTCTTGAAGGGGGATTCCTGAGCAGGAGACGTTGGGCTGGGGGTTTTGGGTGGGGGCCTCGCTTCCAGGGGTGGGCTGATTTGATGGGCAGGGTGTCAGAGCTGGAATTTGCGGCCCACCAGTGGCTCCATTGCGCTGAGGGAGTGCTCCAAGGCCTAAGGATGGTTCCCCAGGAGCAGCGCTTGCTGTTAAGATACGAGGATTTCATATCTGATCATGAAGAGATTCTAAGAAAGATCTTTTCTTTCCTGGGTCTGGAACTCCCCCAAGGATTCATGCAAAGGATCCCTAATATCATGTCCAAGAATGCGGGAAAGTGGCAGAGGGAGTTTTCCATGAATCAGTTGAGGCAACTGGGCCCCATAATTCAGAAGACCTTGTGGGAGTTGGGTTATGCCCAGGATGAAGCCTGGTTCCAGGGCCTGGATAGCTAA
- a CDS encoding alkaline phosphatase family protein — protein sequence MDSVPKKPRVMVIGLDGATFDLIRPWAQQGKLPTFAKIMEEGCWGELTSTIPPFTAPAWCSFATGKNPGKHGMYDFAGRKQGTYEMVPLDATSIKAPPIWEILSHYGKSVGVLNVPMTYPPAKVNGFLVTGMLTPPRASIFTYPPELGPELMKAVPGYAIWPEGVFHPLGQEASFLKVVLELTEMRYSAARYLMGRLDWDFFMVVFRGPDLVQHWLWKHMEAQENNEGLADGILEVYKKLDRILASFLELIPPDTFLVLMSDHGAGPLDTYIHVNTWLLEEGYLKIKSSLMARGKLWMFGLGVTPRSVYRLLMRTGLRKGIGSMVRERKGQVRRLLDQFFLSFKDVDWPRTLAYSYGNVGPIYLNVKDREPLGRVSPGPEYERLREEIALRLMELRNPDSGLPLVEKVYRKEELYSGPALGDAPDLFFMPKDLRHQAFGLLQFTSNRWWEPSFDRSGGHRMNGIVLFWGPGVRRGILSQAKMTDLAPTLLALLGIPIPGDMDGRVLQEAFLEELWRENRITYSDAWESGGIQGEGLTRDESDEIQRRLKGLGYV from the coding sequence GTGGATTCTGTCCCAAAGAAACCCAGAGTCATGGTCATAGGCCTGGATGGGGCCACCTTTGATCTTATAAGACCATGGGCTCAGCAAGGAAAGCTTCCCACCTTCGCCAAGATCATGGAGGAAGGCTGCTGGGGCGAACTTACCTCCACAATCCCCCCCTTCACGGCTCCTGCCTGGTGTTCCTTTGCCACGGGAAAGAATCCAGGCAAGCACGGCATGTATGATTTCGCAGGCAGGAAACAGGGCACCTATGAAATGGTACCTCTGGACGCCACATCTATAAAGGCTCCACCTATTTGGGAAATACTCAGCCACTATGGAAAAAGTGTGGGTGTGCTCAATGTGCCCATGACCTATCCGCCTGCAAAGGTCAACGGTTTTCTGGTCACAGGCATGCTCACTCCCCCCAGAGCCTCCATCTTTACATACCCCCCGGAGCTGGGGCCTGAGCTCATGAAGGCTGTACCGGGATATGCCATATGGCCGGAGGGGGTGTTTCATCCTCTTGGGCAAGAGGCTTCTTTCTTGAAAGTGGTCCTGGAACTCACAGAGATGAGGTACTCTGCTGCCCGATATCTCATGGGCAGGCTGGACTGGGATTTCTTCATGGTAGTATTCCGTGGACCGGATTTGGTCCAGCATTGGCTTTGGAAGCATATGGAGGCCCAGGAGAACAATGAAGGGCTGGCAGATGGCATACTTGAGGTATACAAAAAACTGGACCGAATACTGGCCTCCTTTCTGGAGCTCATACCGCCCGATACCTTCTTGGTACTCATGTCCGACCATGGGGCTGGTCCGCTGGACACTTACATTCATGTGAACACATGGCTCCTGGAGGAGGGATATCTAAAGATCAAATCCTCCCTGATGGCCAGAGGGAAGCTCTGGATGTTTGGGCTGGGGGTTACTCCCAGGAGTGTATATAGACTGCTGATGAGAACAGGACTCAGGAAAGGCATAGGGAGCATGGTCCGGGAGAGGAAAGGGCAGGTAAGAAGACTTTTGGACCAGTTTTTCCTCTCTTTCAAAGACGTGGACTGGCCCAGGACATTGGCTTATTCATATGGAAACGTGGGGCCCATATATCTTAATGTTAAGGATCGGGAACCCCTGGGAAGAGTGAGTCCTGGGCCAGAGTATGAGAGGCTCAGGGAAGAGATCGCCCTCAGGCTCATGGAGCTTCGCAATCCTGACAGTGGTCTTCCACTTGTGGAAAAGGTGTACAGGAAGGAAGAGCTCTACAGCGGCCCGGCGCTGGGAGATGCCCCTGATCTTTTCTTCATGCCCAAGGATCTGAGGCATCAGGCCTTCGGTCTCCTACAGTTCACCTCCAACAGGTGGTGGGAGCCAAGCTTTGACCGCTCAGGCGGGCACCGTATGAATGGGATAGTGCTTTTTTGGGGCCCTGGGGTTAGAAGAGGAATCCTCTCCCAGGCCAAGATGACAGACCTTGCCCCCACATTGCTGGCCTTGCTGGGGATTCCCATTCCGGGGGACATGGATGGGAGAGTGCTGCAGGAGGCTTTTCTGGAGGAACTCTGGAGAGAAAACCGCATCACCTATTCCGATGCCTGGGAATCCGGCGGGATCCAGGGGGAAGGGCTCACCAGAGATGAGAGCGATGAGATCCAAAGGCGATTGAAGGGGCTGGGATATGTCTAA
- a CDS encoding glycosyltransferase family 2 protein, giving the protein MVSCSGASVSLVIVSYNGREYLEPCLDSLFHQTYPMEHVEVILIDNGSSDGTSHWVRKTYPQVRLVEMGRNLGFAKGCNEGARLSKGKYIGFLNQDTVVHQHWLEALVECLEMGDERWVCHSCTLMPWTKEFQKRDLRGQPTRVWFYDLGPTGSYRYMAASPAQKDKPTLGLTGGAFLMRRSVLEQYGYVFEESFGAYCEDVDLGLRVWCSGHKVFLSSRSVVFHDQRASAVPGKAELKKALTASTNRLMAFWRNCSSAEFCLLLPLLMMDMVLKPLHLPLPRALRVALGMGMVPVALSSLVWALLRFPKLAAERARLSSFRRVPPFWVVRQLLFRDLG; this is encoded by the coding sequence ATGGTCTCCTGCTCAGGGGCCTCCGTCAGCTTGGTCATCGTGAGCTACAACGGTAGAGAGTATCTGGAGCCTTGCCTGGATTCTCTTTTTCATCAAACCTATCCCATGGAACATGTGGAGGTGATCCTCATAGACAATGGCTCCAGCGACGGCACAAGCCATTGGGTCAGAAAAACTTATCCCCAGGTCAGGCTTGTGGAAATGGGAAGAAATCTTGGATTTGCCAAAGGTTGCAATGAGGGGGCCAGGCTTTCCAAGGGAAAATACATAGGTTTCCTGAACCAGGACACGGTGGTGCACCAGCATTGGCTGGAGGCCTTGGTGGAGTGTCTGGAAATGGGAGATGAGAGGTGGGTCTGCCATTCCTGCACCTTAATGCCATGGACAAAGGAATTCCAGAAAAGGGATCTGCGAGGCCAACCCACCCGGGTTTGGTTCTATGACCTGGGGCCCACGGGTAGTTACCGGTACATGGCCGCAAGCCCTGCCCAAAAAGACAAGCCCACCCTTGGGCTCACAGGGGGGGCCTTTCTCATGCGGCGCTCGGTCCTGGAGCAGTACGGGTACGTATTTGAGGAGAGCTTTGGAGCCTATTGCGAGGATGTAGATCTTGGCCTCAGGGTTTGGTGCTCTGGGCACAAGGTGTTTCTCTCGAGCCGTTCCGTGGTATTTCATGACCAGCGTGCCAGCGCTGTGCCGGGAAAAGCGGAGTTGAAGAAGGCCTTGACGGCCAGCACCAACAGACTCATGGCTTTCTGGAGAAACTGCAGCTCAGCCGAGTTTTGCCTTCTGCTTCCTTTGCTAATGATGGACATGGTTCTTAAACCTCTACATCTCCCTCTGCCTAGGGCGCTGAGGGTTGCCTTGGGAATGGGGATGGTGCCGGTTGCGTTGTCATCACTGGTATGGGCTCTGCTACGGTTCCCAAAGCTGGCTGCTGAGAGGGCCAGACTAAGCTCCTTTAGAAGAGTACCGCCCTTTTGGGTGGTAAGACAGTTGCTGTTCAGGGATCTTGGGTGA